In Achromobacter spanius, the following proteins share a genomic window:
- a CDS encoding acryloyl-CoA reductase, whose amino-acid sequence MPIPTFQAYRLHGGADGAPPQGRFDTLSEDELSPGDTLIKVAYAGLNYKDALAQAGRGNVVRQYPRIGGIDLSGTVVHSTDPALAPGQQVVVHGFGIGVDCDGGYAEYARVPHDWVLPLPAGITLRDAAVLGAAGFTAALSLHWMEHCGLAPDQGEVLVTGATGGVAGIAIDILSQRGYRVCAMSGKPDAADYLRSLGTVEVMAPPDLSAPIKPLMSARWAGVIDSVGGPLLAHALASVRPDGVVAAFGNAGGADLPTSVIPFILRGVKLLGINANSPMPLRRALWQRLATDYRPQRLDLTARVINPQDLPQALAAMLERGSTGRSVVRFS is encoded by the coding sequence ATGCCCATCCCCACCTTTCAGGCCTACCGGCTGCACGGCGGCGCCGACGGCGCGCCCCCGCAAGGCCGCTTCGACACCTTGTCGGAAGATGAACTTTCCCCCGGCGATACGCTGATCAAGGTCGCCTACGCCGGCCTGAACTACAAGGACGCGCTGGCGCAGGCCGGACGCGGCAACGTCGTGCGCCAGTACCCCCGCATCGGCGGCATCGACCTGAGCGGCACCGTGGTCCACTCCACCGACCCCGCGCTTGCGCCCGGCCAGCAAGTCGTCGTGCATGGCTTTGGCATCGGCGTGGACTGCGACGGCGGCTATGCGGAATACGCGCGCGTGCCGCATGACTGGGTGCTGCCCTTGCCCGCCGGCATCACGCTGCGCGACGCCGCCGTGCTGGGAGCCGCCGGGTTCACCGCCGCGCTGTCCCTGCACTGGATGGAACACTGCGGCCTGGCGCCCGACCAGGGCGAGGTGCTGGTCACGGGCGCCACCGGCGGCGTGGCGGGTATCGCCATCGACATCCTCAGCCAACGCGGGTATCGCGTCTGCGCCATGTCCGGCAAGCCGGATGCCGCCGACTACCTGCGCTCTCTCGGCACCGTCGAGGTCATGGCCCCGCCCGACCTGTCCGCCCCCATCAAGCCCTTGATGAGCGCGCGCTGGGCCGGCGTCATCGATTCCGTGGGCGGCCCCTTGCTGGCCCACGCGCTGGCCAGCGTGCGCCCCGACGGCGTGGTGGCCGCGTTTGGCAACGCGGGCGGCGCGGACCTGCCCACGTCCGTCATCCCCTTCATCTTGCGCGGCGTGAAGCTGCTGGGCATCAACGCCAACAGCCCCATGCCGCTGCGCCGCGCGCTATGGCAACGGCTGGCCACCGACTACCGCCCGCAGCGCCTGGACCTTACCGCGCGCGTCATCAACCCCCAGGACTTGCCCCAAGCGCTGGCCGCCATGCTCGAACGCGGCAGCACCGGCCGCAGCGTCGTGCGCTTTTCCTGA
- a CDS encoding acyl-CoA dehydrogenase family protein, whose product MPAQPIGDAAIEDLCERVRRFVDDIAIPEESPAIARDVTALDACVARLRVQARDAGLYAPQLPVELGGLGLGWRALAQVLEAAGRGFLGPAALNCAAPDQPNMLTLLRLGTPAQRERFLLPLIRAEQRACFAMTEPAPGAGSDPSMLRTRATRRGQGWVLSGHKQFISGGVGADFALVLAQADAGATLFVVPADTPGYRVVRDIGMVTGYQIGGHAEIELDGCEVGDDAVLGEPGRGLEYAQLRLEPARLSHCMRYIGRARRALETAQAYVNTRESFGSRLADLQQIQAMVADSHIDLHASRLMTLDCAGRMDAGLSVKQHSAMTKVFVSEAVNRVADRAVQMMGASGLSDDTPVAMIWQEMRPFRIYDGANELHRASLARRLLARG is encoded by the coding sequence ATGCCCGCCCAGCCCATCGGCGACGCCGCCATCGAAGACCTGTGCGAACGGGTTCGCCGCTTTGTCGATGACATCGCCATCCCCGAGGAATCCCCCGCCATCGCCCGCGACGTGACGGCCCTGGACGCATGTGTAGCGCGCTTGCGCGTGCAAGCCCGGGACGCCGGCCTGTACGCGCCGCAGCTGCCCGTGGAACTTGGCGGGCTGGGCCTGGGCTGGCGCGCGCTGGCGCAAGTGCTGGAAGCGGCCGGTCGCGGCTTTCTCGGGCCGGCCGCCTTGAACTGCGCCGCGCCCGACCAGCCCAATATGCTGACATTGCTGCGGCTGGGCACCCCCGCCCAACGCGAGCGCTTTCTGCTGCCCCTGATCCGCGCTGAACAGCGCGCCTGCTTCGCCATGACCGAACCCGCGCCGGGCGCGGGGTCCGACCCGTCCATGCTGCGCACCCGCGCAACCCGGCGCGGCCAAGGCTGGGTGTTGAGCGGGCACAAGCAATTCATCAGCGGCGGCGTCGGCGCGGACTTTGCGCTGGTGCTGGCGCAGGCCGATGCCGGCGCCACGCTCTTCGTCGTGCCCGCCGACACGCCGGGCTACCGCGTGGTGCGCGACATCGGCATGGTCACCGGCTACCAGATCGGCGGCCATGCGGAAATTGAATTGGACGGCTGCGAGGTCGGCGACGACGCCGTGCTGGGCGAACCCGGCCGTGGCCTGGAATACGCGCAACTGCGGCTGGAGCCCGCGCGCCTGTCGCACTGCATGCGCTACATCGGCCGCGCCCGCCGCGCCCTGGAAACCGCGCAAGCCTACGTCAACACGCGCGAGTCTTTTGGATCGCGCCTGGCCGATCTGCAACAGATTCAGGCCATGGTGGCCGATTCACACATCGACCTGCACGCCAGCCGCTTGATGACGCTGGATTGCGCGGGCCGCATGGACGCGGGCTTGTCCGTCAAGCAGCACAGCGCCATGACCAAGGTATTCGTATCCGAAGCCGTCAACCGCGTGGCCGACCGCGCCGTGCAAATGATGGGCGCATCGGGCCTGTCCGACGACACCCCCGTGGCAATGATCTGGCAAGAAATGCGCCCCTTCCGCATCTACGACGGCGCCAACGAACTGCACCGCGCCAGCCTTGCGCGCCGCCTCTTGGCGCGCGGCTGA
- a CDS encoding Bug family tripartite tricarboxylate transporter substrate binding protein, whose translation MLHKHLPKWIGAIAAAFTCAALPPQAAAAYPDKPIRLIVPFAPGGSTDILGRLLAEALHPILGQPVIVENKPGAGGNIGGDFVARAAPDGYTLLLAAAGPTVINPSLYANMPFDPARDLTAITCLEREHNLMVVTKSMPVKTLEEFLTYARNNPGKLSFGSPGNGSPAQLAGELLKQKAGLQAEHVPYKGSGPAITDLVAGHIDFMIDNMPALLPHVKAGTLRALAVPSDARATASPDIPTFSEAGMPGFEVMAWKGLMSPANTPPAVVDRLHAAVAKALQDPELRARFQELGAEPLVNTPAEFAKQIADETLWWSKLVKSTGTRIQ comes from the coding sequence ATGCTGCACAAGCACCTGCCGAAATGGATCGGCGCCATCGCCGCCGCATTCACCTGCGCGGCGCTGCCGCCCCAGGCCGCCGCCGCGTATCCCGACAAGCCGATCCGGCTGATCGTGCCGTTCGCCCCCGGCGGATCCACCGACATCCTGGGCCGCCTGCTGGCCGAAGCGCTGCACCCCATCCTGGGCCAGCCGGTCATCGTGGAAAACAAACCGGGCGCCGGCGGCAATATCGGCGGGGACTTCGTGGCGCGCGCCGCGCCGGACGGCTACACGCTGCTGCTGGCGGCGGCCGGCCCCACCGTCATCAACCCCAGCCTGTACGCCAACATGCCGTTCGACCCCGCCCGAGACCTGACCGCCATCACCTGCCTGGAACGCGAACACAACCTGATGGTGGTGACCAAGTCCATGCCCGTGAAAACGCTGGAAGAATTTTTGACGTACGCGCGCAATAACCCCGGCAAGCTGTCGTTCGGTTCGCCCGGCAATGGCTCGCCCGCGCAACTGGCCGGCGAACTGCTCAAGCAGAAGGCCGGCCTGCAAGCCGAACACGTGCCCTACAAAGGCAGCGGCCCCGCCATCACCGACCTGGTCGCCGGCCATATCGATTTCATGATCGACAACATGCCCGCGCTGCTGCCGCACGTAAAAGCGGGCACCCTGCGCGCGCTGGCGGTGCCCAGCGATGCGCGCGCGACCGCCTCGCCAGACATCCCCACCTTCAGCGAAGCGGGCATGCCGGGTTTTGAGGTCATGGCGTGGAAAGGGCTGATGTCACCCGCCAACACGCCGCCCGCCGTGGTGGACCGCTTGCACGCCGCCGTGGCCAAGGCATTGCAAGACCCCGAGTTGCGCGCCCGCTTCCAGGAATTGGGCGCCGAGCCGCTGGTCAACACGCCCGCCGAATTCGCCAAGCAGATCGCGGACGAGACCTTGTGGTGGAGCAAGCTGGTGAAGTCCACCGGCACCCGCATCCAGTAA
- a CDS encoding acyl-CoA dehydrogenase family protein — protein MIRDPDGFPAFIESLRRFVRQQLVPREAEVARLDEVPDDLVRAMADQGMFGYSIPEAYGGAGMSTEELIRAAIELSQCSVAFRARVGTNTGIGSEALVADGTAQQKDHYLPRLASGELTGCFALTEPQAGSDATALRTTAVRDGDSYVLNGEKCFITNAPLAGLFTVMARTDPDAPGAKGISAFIMERGTPGLSTGQPYDKMGQAGSPVSAVYFEDCRVPAANLIGGQEGMGFKTAMKVLNKQRIHLAALCIGPAIRMLDDTLRFVAERQQFGKPLMDFQLIQAMLADCQTDIQAALALVLQTARERDEGKDVTMNASICKYFASEMCGRVADRCVQMHGGYGYIADQGIERFYRDVRLFRLYEGTSQIHQLTIARHTLAQAGYTPGR, from the coding sequence ATGATCAGGGACCCTGACGGCTTTCCCGCCTTCATCGAATCGCTGCGGCGCTTTGTCCGCCAGCAACTGGTGCCGCGTGAAGCCGAAGTGGCGCGCCTGGACGAAGTGCCCGACGACCTGGTGCGGGCCATGGCCGACCAAGGCATGTTCGGCTATTCCATCCCGGAAGCCTATGGCGGCGCGGGCATGAGCACCGAAGAACTGATCCGCGCGGCGATTGAGCTGTCGCAATGTTCCGTGGCGTTTCGGGCGCGCGTGGGCACCAACACCGGCATCGGTTCCGAAGCCCTGGTGGCCGACGGCACCGCGCAGCAGAAAGACCACTACCTGCCCCGGCTGGCGTCGGGCGAATTGACCGGCTGCTTCGCGCTGACCGAGCCGCAAGCCGGGTCGGACGCCACCGCCTTGCGCACGACCGCCGTGCGCGACGGCGACAGCTATGTGCTGAATGGCGAAAAGTGCTTCATCACCAACGCCCCGCTTGCCGGCCTGTTCACCGTCATGGCGCGCACCGACCCCGACGCGCCCGGCGCCAAGGGCATATCGGCCTTCATCATGGAACGCGGCACGCCGGGTTTGTCCACCGGCCAGCCCTACGACAAGATGGGCCAGGCCGGGTCGCCCGTGTCCGCCGTCTACTTTGAAGATTGCCGCGTGCCCGCCGCCAATCTGATCGGCGGCCAGGAAGGCATGGGCTTCAAGACGGCCATGAAAGTGCTGAACAAGCAGCGCATTCATCTGGCCGCGCTGTGCATCGGCCCCGCCATTCGCATGCTGGACGACACGCTGCGCTTTGTGGCCGAACGCCAGCAGTTTGGCAAGCCGCTGATGGACTTCCAATTGATCCAGGCGATGCTGGCCGATTGCCAGACCGACATCCAGGCCGCGCTGGCGCTGGTGCTGCAAACCGCGCGCGAACGCGACGAGGGCAAGGACGTGACCATGAACGCGTCCATCTGCAAATACTTCGCGTCGGAAATGTGCGGCCGCGTGGCGGACCGCTGCGTGCAGATGCACGGCGGCTACGGCTACATCGCCGACCAGGGCATTGAACGGTTTTATCGCGACGTGCGCCTGTTCCGCCTGTACGAAGGCACCAGCCAGATTCATCAACTGACCATCGCCCGCCACACGCTGGCGCAGGCCGGTTACACGCCCGGCCGCTAG
- a CDS encoding IclR family transcriptional regulator → MTTPLGGRHPDPDFATTLAHGLAVLQTFRHGEPALSNRELADRTGLSKATISRLTYTLVQRGLLRYDASLRRYRLGTALLSLSYPLLASIKLRQLARPLMTRLANAAGGSASLGMHHGTHMVYVETCRGHDAVAFRPDIGAMLPLLPSAMGRAWLAQADDDEAQGLLQALRRQDPAAWQRHAPGWEQARRDYAAHGYCVAEGEWHADVHAVAVPMCRRVDGQVFVFNCGVPARRLRPGDLRRRIAPRLLTLVTRVEKMLERQDAA, encoded by the coding sequence ATGACCACGCCCCTGGGCGGCCGCCACCCCGACCCTGATTTCGCCACCACGCTGGCCCACGGCTTGGCGGTGTTGCAGACCTTTCGCCATGGCGAGCCCGCGCTTAGCAACCGCGAATTGGCCGACCGCACCGGCCTGTCCAAAGCCACGATTTCGCGGCTGACCTATACGCTGGTCCAGCGTGGCCTGTTGCGCTATGACGCCAGCCTGCGCCGCTACCGCCTGGGCACGGCGCTGTTGTCGCTGAGCTATCCCTTGCTGGCCAGCATCAAGCTGCGGCAGTTGGCGCGCCCGCTGATGACGCGGCTGGCCAACGCGGCGGGCGGGTCGGCGTCGCTGGGCATGCATCACGGCACGCACATGGTGTACGTGGAAACCTGCCGGGGCCATGACGCCGTGGCGTTCCGGCCCGACATCGGCGCCATGCTGCCGCTGCTGCCCTCGGCGATGGGCCGGGCGTGGCTGGCGCAGGCGGATGACGATGAGGCGCAAGGGCTGTTGCAGGCGCTGCGACGGCAAGATCCCGCCGCCTGGCAACGGCATGCGCCGGGTTGGGAGCAGGCGCGCCGGGACTATGCCGCGCACGGCTACTGCGTGGCCGAAGGCGAATGGCATGCCGACGTGCATGCCGTGGCGGTGCCGATGTGTCGTCGCGTTGACGGGCAGGTGTTCGTGTTCAATTGCGGCGTGCCGGCGCGGCGGCTGCGACCGGGCGATTTGCGCCGACGCATCGCGCCACGTCTGCTGACCTTGGTGACGCGGGTGGAAAAAATGCTGGAGCGCCAGGATGCCGCTTGA
- a CDS encoding IclR family transcriptional regulator — MPLELEQGPARDPQPNPTPDRDFATTLAHGIDILACFRADRPELANKDFAQQTGLSKSAVARLTHTLVELGFLQRLGSPARYRLGASVLALSYPLLASMQIRQLARPLMKQLADHARGAVSLVVRDRLQMVYVETARSNDALQTRPDIGAALPLLSSAAGKAWLCRVSDAERAVVLNQLRVADARHYAEHFPSLAAASRDLERKGYCGNNVQWRPDAYGFAAPLWRPYQSLLYVFNCGVPSGDGPYRERAADIGPRLVALARETERLLGLT; from the coding sequence ATGCCGCTTGAACTTGAACAGGGTCCCGCCCGGGATCCCCAGCCCAACCCCACCCCCGACCGCGACTTTGCCACCACCTTGGCGCACGGCATCGATATCCTGGCGTGCTTTCGGGCGGACCGTCCGGAGCTGGCCAACAAGGACTTCGCGCAGCAGACCGGCCTGTCCAAAAGCGCGGTGGCGCGCCTGACGCATACCTTGGTCGAACTGGGTTTCTTGCAGCGCCTGGGGTCGCCCGCCCGCTATCGGCTGGGCGCGTCGGTGCTGGCGCTGAGCTACCCCTTGCTGGCCAGCATGCAGATCCGCCAGTTGGCGCGGCCGCTGATGAAGCAGTTGGCCGACCATGCGCGCGGTGCGGTGTCGCTGGTGGTGCGCGACCGCTTGCAGATGGTGTACGTGGAAACCGCCAGGTCAAACGACGCCTTGCAGACCCGGCCTGATATCGGCGCGGCCTTGCCCTTGCTGTCCAGCGCGGCGGGCAAGGCCTGGCTGTGCCGCGTGTCGGACGCCGAGCGGGCGGTGGTGCTGAACCAGTTGCGCGTGGCCGACGCGCGCCATTACGCCGAGCATTTCCCCAGCCTGGCGGCGGCATCGCGCGACCTGGAACGCAAGGGGTATTGCGGCAACAACGTGCAGTGGCGCCCCGATGCCTATGGCTTTGCCGCGCCTTTGTGGCGGCCTTATCAGTCCCTGCTGTATGTCTTTAACTGCGGCGTTCCGTCGGGGGACGGACCCTACCGCGAGCGGGCGGCGGACATCGGCCCCCGGCTGGTCGCCCTGGCCCGCGAGACGGAGCGCTTGCTGGGGCTGACGTAG
- a CDS encoding MFS transporter, giving the protein MNPQDNPPVKSGLPLLALAVGAFGIGVTEFSPMGLLPVIAEGVNVSIPSAGMLISAYAIGVMLGAPLMTLAFSRWSRRKALILLMLIFTIGNVLSALSPNYTTLLLARLVTSLNHGAFFGLGSLVAASVVPRHKQASAVATMFMGLTIANVGGVPAATWLGQVIGWRMSFFATAVLGLIAMLSLWFALPAGEAGRRPDVRHELAVLKSPVVLLALLTTVLGAGAMFTLYTYIAPTLADITGASPAFITGMLVLIGLGFTLGNGVGGRMADRSLDGTLITFLVIVIIDLLAFPWIASTQIGAAISLLIFGVATFAVVPPLQMGVMRAATAAPGLASSVNVGAFNLGNAVGAAAGGAVISAGLGYSAVPIAGAVIAVAGLALVLVQRAGNVRRRKLAMQGC; this is encoded by the coding sequence ATGAACCCGCAAGATAATCCGCCGGTGAAGTCCGGCCTGCCGCTGCTGGCGCTCGCCGTCGGTGCGTTCGGCATTGGCGTGACCGAGTTTTCTCCCATGGGCCTGTTGCCCGTTATTGCCGAGGGCGTGAACGTCTCCATTCCCAGCGCCGGCATGCTGATCAGCGCCTACGCCATCGGCGTGATGCTGGGCGCGCCGCTGATGACGCTGGCGTTTTCGCGCTGGTCGCGGCGCAAGGCGTTGATTCTGTTGATGCTGATCTTCACCATCGGCAACGTGCTGTCGGCGCTGTCTCCCAACTACACCACGCTGTTGCTGGCGCGGTTGGTTACCAGCCTGAACCATGGCGCGTTCTTCGGTCTGGGCTCGCTGGTGGCGGCCAGCGTGGTGCCGCGCCACAAGCAGGCCAGCGCGGTGGCGACCATGTTCATGGGCTTGACCATCGCCAACGTGGGCGGCGTGCCCGCCGCTACTTGGCTGGGGCAGGTGATCGGCTGGCGCATGTCGTTTTTCGCCACCGCCGTGCTGGGCTTGATTGCGATGTTGTCGCTGTGGTTCGCCTTGCCCGCGGGCGAAGCCGGACGCCGCCCGGATGTACGTCATGAACTGGCCGTGCTGAAAAGCCCCGTCGTGCTGCTGGCGCTGTTGACCACGGTGCTGGGCGCGGGCGCGATGTTCACGCTGTACACCTACATTGCACCCACGCTGGCCGATATCACCGGCGCATCGCCCGCCTTCATTACCGGCATGCTGGTGCTGATTGGCCTGGGCTTTACGTTGGGCAACGGCGTGGGTGGCCGCATGGCTGACCGCTCGCTGGATGGCACGCTGATTACGTTCCTGGTGATCGTCATCATCGACCTGCTGGCGTTCCCGTGGATCGCTTCCACCCAGATCGGCGCGGCCATTTCCCTGTTGATCTTCGGCGTCGCCACCTTCGCCGTGGTGCCGCCCTTGCAGATGGGCGTGATGCGCGCCGCCACGGCGGCCCCCGGGCTGGCATCGTCGGTGAATGTGGGCGCGTTCAACCTGGGCAACGCGGTCGGCGCGGCCGCTGGCGGCGCAGTGATCTCGGCCGGGCTGGGCTACTCGGCGGTACCCATCGCCGGCGCCGTCATCGCCGTGGCCGGGCTGGCGCTGGTGCTGGTGCAGCGGGCCGGCAACGTGCGCCGCCGCAAGCTGGCGATGCAGGGCTGCTGA
- a CDS encoding DNA-binding protein, with protein MKSRPHDEAMAELYRDDPALAVDLINSVLEDGTQAELLIALRQLTQAFGGVQTVAAQAHLNPTQLYRTLSPKGNPALSSLTAILKALGLRLAVQPLTPAGAR; from the coding sequence ATGAAAAGCAGACCCCATGATGAAGCGATGGCCGAGCTGTACCGTGATGACCCAGCATTGGCTGTTGACTTGATCAACAGCGTGCTGGAAGACGGAACCCAGGCTGAGCTCTTGATCGCGCTGCGGCAACTGACGCAGGCTTTTGGTGGCGTGCAGACCGTCGCGGCGCAAGCGCACCTGAATCCCACCCAGCTCTACCGCACGCTGTCACCCAAGGGCAACCCCGCGCTAAGCAGCCTGACGGCAATCCTGAAAGCCTTGGGCCTGCGGCTGGCGGTACAGCCGCTGACGCCCGCGGGCGCCAGATAA